A part of Bacteroidia bacterium genomic DNA contains:
- a CDS encoding cupin domain-containing protein produces MEISKNGSRPSGKGQADWFTGIVRMDPLFQAKAPARVAGLSVTFEPGARTAWHTHPLGQTLIVTAGCGWVQSEGSPVQEVHPGDVIRFAPGEKHWHGASPTTAMTHIAIHEELDGNVVDWFDKVTDEQYRR; encoded by the coding sequence ATGGAAATATCTAAGAATGGTTCACGTCCGTCGGGTAAGGGACAAGCGGACTGGTTTACAGGTATAGTCCGAATGGACCCCTTGTTTCAGGCAAAAGCTCCGGCTCGTGTAGCTGGCCTGAGTGTTACCTTTGAGCCGGGTGCCCGGACGGCATGGCATACGCATCCGCTGGGTCAGACACTGATTGTAACCGCAGGTTGTGGTTGGGTGCAGAGTGAGGGAAGCCCGGTTCAGGAAGTCCATCCCGGAGATGTGATTCGTTTTGCACCCGGTGAAAAACACTGGCATGGAGCCAGCCCAACCACAGCGATGACACATATCGCCATACATGAAGAGCTGGACGGTAATGTGGTTGACTGGTTCGACAAAGTTACGGATGAGCAGTACCGAAGGTGA
- a CDS encoding AAA domain-containing protein has product MQTATSQLLPLSATPLVNLFAYIRDLFTNTRPSLRFDTDPHSPAWLLANLASLAADPQLSTAISCQWKDNDQPVLKIQRVENQLFEQSSERICLFDELLSQVNGKPLEEVQHLTFPPQLDNWVSISVQDGLVLVEKIAEANGFATTLNQTYDALHDLFYTLQSQPDRQICLSFGLISGKIGGNWYRNFLFHIPLKISLKRQTISLEADTLAHVITCEQSFSDLLDQHFSREPEEKVQERKLRILREVDSFNSQSREFSFEPDYLRGSFYESAVKIAEVFPRVNDRFFTEDQLNFALPDLSEDGEITLSFSPVIHVRNLATGVVIARDADKIISRINELGTQGENESIPDFFKKLFSLRKPGNPLRIAYRTENKSAGFSPKVSETLPERFLFPLPYNQEQLSIAQQLLRQDAVTVQGPPGTGKSHTIANLASHFVAEGKSILIVSKNAKALEVIKGKLPPAIRNLAVALLEGNQNQEELKHAIDAVKNHLNQIYDPAETARLEAELTALEKNYAELRADLLQKIRQNQRTLSLYDPRKREILTDTAAGWASSWEKLDRENVLIRDEIPYEADTDGLADGIRELIELIRETDPEMAKVNLPEETLFPDLVRAEEIITALEKIEASLDLTAYVSTDTRLLEGEFFQMIEEMYAVWQEVSPWQPTLRHAELNIEELAAVFADYRDLRDEVELCSRDLIGWDVSGVIGADPDEMLESLQKLLLKFGDAGKLNLLQKKLLPEAQRMFLLVTINGREVRGTEDLKIIESVLLQQSRLKKLSIVVNNALAFTGQKTSAQTVLKVYHEWETLLVNLEKLYAFNQKLRNRNLPPLDIRSDQAESEWTFLLGLENFYRYQELAGEWKTMIQPLLPFVHQHTAIQKLADHWENRNLTGAEMTLAEIQSIRQKVQQAAILQENLENLRNRLPLTVAEIEKNTEFDWPLDELELGIFIKKLESFLSETLEMLGNPNDIFIQLQANRRQQESLICELVALKTWQHKQASVTDQQKASLSAWRNDLINIGKGHGKNTERNMASAIANMQLAREVVPIWIMQQETAISFFPDPQPGQFDLLIVDEASQCDISMLNLIFRCKKCIIVGDENQTSVATQARLFPIDRTNQLLDRYLIHHPFKQQFNINNRSASIYTLSGVIYPNIISLREHFRCRPELIGFSNRYVYDSHIIPLRTVNNSVYGSATEVHYVEDDPKDERKPAIVKAAVQLIAGLVEDVQAGHLPKMPTVGILCLDSSNEAHRELLIREVGRHPLIKTVADEIELLVGTSREFQGDERDIMLLTTTASHKFAEGGNIRAPRAVLGEEMMRIYNVAVSRARDKAILLHSIHPEAVARMNPECFRKRLIDYFEQNSADGGEKLPFIQRPMHPSKGICGEELYQWAEDSGWGEYLHPQYKIGPYQIDLAILNGGQKIALFVDGAREEDHEGSERSADQQLVLERAGWQCLRVQALQWMCSRGEIKNTLSEMMS; this is encoded by the coding sequence ATGCAAACAGCCACTTCCCAACTTCTTCCCTTATCCGCCACTCCGCTGGTAAACCTTTTCGCTTACATTCGCGACCTTTTTACCAATACCCGGCCCTCGCTCCGCTTCGATACTGACCCGCATAGCCCCGCCTGGCTCCTCGCCAATCTCGCATCTCTCGCTGCTGATCCTCAGCTTTCTACCGCGATTTCCTGCCAGTGGAAAGACAACGATCAACCTGTACTGAAGATCCAACGGGTTGAAAACCAATTGTTTGAGCAAAGTTCTGAAAGAATTTGCCTCTTTGACGAACTTCTCAGCCAGGTCAACGGAAAACCGCTGGAAGAAGTCCAACACCTGACTTTCCCCCCACAACTCGACAACTGGGTATCGATCTCCGTTCAGGACGGACTCGTACTGGTGGAAAAAATCGCTGAAGCCAATGGTTTTGCTACCACTCTTAACCAGACCTATGACGCCCTGCACGACCTTTTTTATACCCTTCAGTCGCAACCCGACCGGCAGATTTGCCTCTCCTTTGGCCTGATATCAGGGAAAATCGGCGGCAATTGGTATCGCAATTTTTTGTTTCATATCCCACTGAAAATCAGCCTCAAACGCCAAACCATTTCGCTGGAAGCCGATACCCTCGCGCATGTCATCACCTGCGAACAATCTTTCTCCGATCTGCTCGATCAGCATTTTTCCCGGGAACCGGAAGAAAAGGTGCAGGAGCGGAAACTGCGCATCCTTCGCGAAGTGGACAGCTTCAACAGCCAGAGCAGGGAGTTCAGCTTTGAACCTGACTATTTGCGGGGATCGTTTTACGAATCGGCGGTAAAGATTGCAGAGGTTTTCCCAAGGGTAAATGACCGTTTTTTCACAGAAGACCAACTCAATTTTGCTCTCCCCGACCTCTCCGAAGATGGCGAAATCACCCTTTCATTTTCTCCCGTTATCCATGTCCGCAACCTCGCTACCGGCGTAGTGATCGCCCGCGATGCTGACAAAATCATTTCCCGGATCAATGAACTCGGTACTCAGGGAGAAAACGAATCTATTCCCGATTTTTTCAAAAAACTCTTCAGCCTGCGCAAACCGGGCAATCCCCTTCGTATTGCCTACCGGACCGAAAATAAATCTGCCGGGTTTTCTCCGAAAGTTTCCGAAACCCTGCCCGAAAGATTCCTGTTCCCGCTTCCCTACAACCAGGAACAGCTCAGTATTGCACAACAACTTCTGCGTCAGGATGCGGTAACTGTACAAGGCCCTCCCGGAACAGGCAAAAGCCATACAATCGCCAATCTTGCCTCACATTTTGTGGCGGAGGGGAAATCCATTCTGATCGTCTCCAAAAATGCCAAAGCACTCGAAGTCATTAAAGGCAAACTTCCTCCTGCCATTCGCAACCTCGCGGTGGCTTTGCTGGAAGGCAACCAGAATCAGGAGGAGCTGAAACACGCCATTGATGCGGTGAAAAATCACCTCAACCAAATCTATGACCCCGCAGAAACTGCTCGCCTGGAAGCAGAACTGACTGCGCTCGAAAAAAATTATGCAGAACTGCGGGCCGATCTTTTGCAGAAGATTCGGCAAAATCAGCGTACACTCAGTCTCTACGATCCCCGGAAGAGAGAAATCCTTACCGATACAGCAGCAGGCTGGGCATCAAGCTGGGAAAAACTTGACCGGGAAAATGTTTTGATTCGCGACGAAATTCCTTACGAAGCGGACACCGACGGGCTGGCGGATGGAATCCGCGAACTGATAGAACTGATACGGGAAACAGACCCGGAAATGGCGAAGGTCAACTTACCGGAAGAAACATTGTTTCCCGACCTTGTGCGTGCTGAAGAGATCATTACGGCGTTGGAGAAGATCGAGGCCAGCCTGGATTTAACAGCGTATGTTTCCACAGACACGCGTCTGCTGGAGGGAGAATTTTTTCAGATGATCGAAGAAATGTATGCCGTGTGGCAGGAAGTTTCGCCCTGGCAGCCAACACTTCGCCATGCTGAACTAAACATTGAAGAGCTGGCAGCGGTATTTGCCGACTACCGGGATCTGCGCGATGAAGTGGAACTTTGCTCCCGCGACCTGATAGGTTGGGACGTATCGGGCGTCATTGGGGCCGATCCCGACGAAATGCTGGAATCGCTCCAAAAGCTGCTGCTGAAATTTGGCGACGCAGGAAAACTGAATCTGCTACAGAAAAAGCTCCTTCCCGAAGCGCAGCGTATGTTCCTTTTGGTTACCATCAATGGCCGGGAGGTCAGAGGAACGGAAGACCTGAAAATCATCGAATCAGTACTCCTTCAACAATCCCGGCTCAAAAAACTGTCGATTGTGGTAAACAATGCCCTGGCTTTTACCGGGCAAAAAACCTCCGCTCAAACTGTACTGAAAGTGTATCATGAATGGGAAACCCTGCTTGTTAATCTGGAAAAGCTGTATGCCTTTAACCAAAAACTCCGCAACCGCAATCTGCCTCCGCTGGACATTCGGAGCGACCAGGCAGAATCGGAATGGACTTTTCTTCTCGGGCTGGAAAATTTCTATCGCTATCAGGAACTGGCCGGAGAATGGAAGACAATGATCCAACCTTTGCTGCCATTCGTACACCAGCATACGGCTATACAAAAACTGGCAGATCACTGGGAAAACCGGAACCTTACCGGTGCGGAGATGACCCTGGCGGAGATCCAATCGATCCGGCAAAAAGTGCAACAGGCAGCCATTCTTCAGGAGAATCTGGAGAATTTGCGGAATCGCCTGCCATTAACCGTTGCAGAAATAGAAAAAAATACTGAATTCGATTGGCCGCTGGATGAACTGGAGCTGGGAATTTTTATCAAAAAGCTCGAAAGCTTTCTTTCCGAAACCCTCGAAATGCTGGGCAATCCCAATGATATATTTATCCAGCTCCAGGCCAATCGCCGCCAGCAGGAAAGCCTGATCTGTGAACTCGTTGCCCTCAAAACCTGGCAGCACAAACAGGCGTCCGTTACCGACCAGCAAAAAGCTTCCCTCTCCGCCTGGCGCAACGACCTGATCAATATTGGCAAAGGCCACGGTAAAAATACCGAACGCAATATGGCCTCCGCCATCGCCAATATGCAACTTGCCCGCGAGGTGGTCCCCATCTGGATTATGCAACAGGAGACAGCCATTTCCTTTTTCCCCGATCCTCAGCCGGGCCAGTTTGACCTGCTGATCGTGGACGAAGCCAGCCAGTGCGATATCAGTATGCTAAACCTGATTTTCCGCTGCAAAAAATGTATCATCGTCGGAGACGAAAACCAGACTTCTGTAGCCACGCAGGCACGGCTGTTTCCTATCGACCGCACCAACCAACTTCTCGACCGGTACCTGATTCACCATCCGTTTAAGCAGCAGTTTAATATCAACAACCGCAGCGCGAGTATCTACACCCTGAGCGGGGTTATTTACCCGAATATCATCAGTCTGCGCGAACATTTCCGTTGCCGTCCGGAACTCATCGGTTTCTCCAACCGGTATGTGTACGATTCACACATCATTCCCCTCCGGACGGTCAACAACAGTGTATATGGTTCTGCGACCGAGGTGCATTATGTCGAAGATGATCCAAAAGACGAACGCAAACCCGCCATTGTCAAAGCAGCTGTACAACTGATCGCCGGATTGGTGGAAGATGTGCAGGCAGGCCATTTGCCGAAAATGCCGACTGTGGGCATACTCTGCCTGGACTCCTCCAACGAAGCACACCGCGAATTGCTGATTCGGGAGGTTGGCCGTCATCCGCTGATCAAAACCGTAGCCGATGAAATCGAACTGCTGGTCGGCACTTCCCGCGAATTTCAGGGCGATGAACGCGACATCATGCTGCTGACGACGACCGCCAGCCATAAGTTTGCTGAAGGGGGAAATATCCGCGCGCCACGGGCGGTGCTGGGAGAAGAAATGATGCGGATTTACAACGTAGCCGTAAGCCGGGCCCGAGACAAGGCAATTTTGCTGCACAGCATTCATCCGGAGGCAGTCGCACGTATGAATCCGGAGTGTTTCCGCAAAAGACTGATCGATTATTTTGAGCAAAACAGCGCCGATGGCGGCGAAAAACTGCCATTTATCCAACGCCCGATGCATCCTTCAAAAGGAATCTGTGGGGAAGAACTGTACCAATGGGCAGAGGATTCCGGCTGGGGAGAATATCTCCATCCACAGTACAAAATCGGCCCTTACCAGATCGATCTGGCAATTCTCAATGGCGGGCAGAAAATCGCCCTGTTTGTGGACGGAGCCAGAGAAGAAGATCATGAGGGAAGCGAACGATCCGCAGATCAGCAACTGGTACTTGAGCGCGCCGGATGGCAGTGTCTGAGAGTACAGGCCTTGCAGTGGATGTGCAGCCGGGGTGAGATCAAAAATACCTTATCAGAGATGATGAGCTGA
- a CDS encoding Fic family protein: MLYNWQQEDWPKFTYDLSLVEDILYAFAEKGGSVGGLFSALPEEMQDEAFLDLMVTEAMKTSEIEGEYLGREDIISSIRNTLGISHSFHDVKDKRAEGIGELMVLITETYQEPLSEETLFVWHEMIMKGSRGVNKGQWRAHTEPMQVISGPVGREKIHFEAPPSDRVPEEMAKFIKWFNDTAPGGSREITKPAVRSAVAHVYFESIHPFEDGNGRMGRAISEKALSQGMGRSALLSLSGAIEAEKKAYYEAIMQAQRSNEITPWIRYFASAILDAQLRAEKQIMFILHKARFFDRYKTQLSERQTQVIRKMLEAGPDGFEGGMNARKYIAITRCSKATATRDMQDLVEKGIFIPIGAGRNARYELRLL; encoded by the coding sequence ATGTTATACAACTGGCAGCAAGAAGACTGGCCCAAGTTCACGTATGATCTTTCCCTTGTGGAGGATATATTGTATGCTTTCGCTGAAAAAGGCGGAAGTGTAGGGGGGCTGTTTAGCGCATTGCCGGAAGAAATGCAGGATGAAGCCTTCTTAGACCTGATGGTAACAGAGGCGATGAAAACCTCCGAAATAGAAGGTGAATATCTCGGTCGCGAAGATATCATATCATCGATTCGCAATACGCTGGGCATCAGTCATTCCTTCCACGATGTGAAAGATAAGCGCGCAGAAGGAATCGGAGAATTAATGGTGCTGATAACGGAAACCTATCAGGAGCCTTTGTCGGAGGAAACTTTATTTGTCTGGCATGAAATGATCATGAAAGGAAGTCGCGGGGTAAATAAAGGCCAGTGGCGCGCACATACCGAACCCATGCAGGTGATCTCGGGGCCGGTTGGAAGGGAGAAAATTCATTTCGAAGCCCCACCTTCAGATCGGGTGCCGGAGGAAATGGCAAAATTTATTAAATGGTTTAATGATACCGCGCCCGGTGGTAGCCGGGAAATTACCAAACCCGCTGTGCGGTCTGCGGTTGCCCATGTGTATTTTGAAAGTATTCATCCTTTTGAAGATGGAAATGGCCGAATGGGGCGGGCGATTTCAGAAAAAGCATTATCACAGGGGATGGGTCGCTCTGCTTTGCTCAGCCTCTCCGGAGCAATTGAAGCTGAAAAAAAAGCTTATTATGAGGCAATTATGCAGGCACAGCGGTCCAACGAAATTACACCCTGGATCCGATATTTTGCCTCTGCAATCCTCGATGCACAACTGCGCGCTGAAAAACAAATTATGTTTATTCTCCATAAAGCCCGGTTTTTTGACCGGTATAAAACTCAGCTCAGCGAGCGACAGACGCAGGTTATCCGCAAAATGCTGGAGGCAGGTCCGGATGGGTTTGAAGGCGGTATGAATGCCCGGAAATATATCGCCATCACCCGATGCTCAAAAGCTACCGCTACACGTGATATGCAGGATCTGGTGGAGAAAGGTATTTTTATTCCAATTGGTGCCGGGCGCAATGCCCGTTACGAACTCAGGCTGCTTTAG
- a CDS encoding PIN domain-containing protein: protein MTEKVFLDTNFLIYCFSSDEPDKQKKCLDILIKEKAKKSFVLSTQVLNEFAAVMIKKYQVSALAVKEIIQDFSEFETVKIDIPQISDAIDIHILNQLSFWDSLIISAAKSANCTTIYTEDLQHNQKIGNVRISNPFIS from the coding sequence ATGACCGAAAAAGTCTTTCTTGATACCAATTTCCTCATCTATTGTTTTAGTTCGGATGAGCCGGATAAACAGAAAAAATGTCTGGATATCCTGATAAAAGAAAAGGCTAAGAAATCCTTCGTTCTATCTACTCAGGTGTTGAACGAATTTGCAGCGGTTATGATCAAAAAATACCAGGTTTCAGCATTGGCTGTAAAAGAAATCATCCAGGATTTCAGCGAATTTGAAACCGTGAAAATTGATATTCCACAGATTTCAGACGCTATTGACATCCACATTTTGAATCAATTATCATTCTGGGATAGCCTGATTATCAGTGCCGCAAAAAGTGCAAACTGCACAACTATTTATACGGAAGATCTTCAGCACAATCAGAAAATTGGAAACGTTCGGATCTCTAATCCATTCATTAGCTAA
- a CDS encoding DUF6364 family protein translates to MKNITLSIPEDLLEKSREYALRHGTSLNEFIRNLLRKHVIGESDDPVQKLISHTSNIRIQTKDNKWNRSEIYDRKSLS, encoded by the coding sequence ATGAAAAATATTACCTTATCAATTCCTGAGGATTTGCTGGAGAAAAGCAGAGAATATGCGCTCAGACACGGTACTTCCCTGAATGAATTTATCCGGAACCTGCTCCGCAAACATGTAATTGGGGAATCTGATGATCCAGTTCAAAAGCTGATCAGCCATACATCCAACATCCGCATTCAAACCAAAGATAATAAGTGGAACCGATCAGAAATCTATGACCGAAAAAGTCTTTCTTGA
- a CDS encoding PH domain-containing protein, producing the protein MNNFSLDTPQRQSPLAIAFILIKFLRQAARRFWPLVIFIVFNRGDSYMAYLFGTLLVISVIQLVLSLISYFNYYFHVKGNELLIQKGVLQKTRLNIPFDRIQTINFNQNILHQILNVVSVEVDTAGSSKSELNIDALSREHAEALRNYILQRKEALVKESTDTSGESDGEMAAIPVVRTPDKLVFSMGPIDLMKVGVSQNHIRTALVLLGSIFGLLQLFDDVKEDSYNYIAEEIVNFQMLYGWMWFFAAVSVLLIAAFVVSMFRTALQYFNLKLWQTEKGFKIIAGLLNRKEQSAAHQKIQIIRWFTDPLKQIFGLFTVNLYQASSMEVSIRRSISIPGCYEPQLEEIISTNFPRALRQNYNEHTISPRIISRHVLYFGILPAIAFMIPRMIEADWQGLWFLLWVPIVWLLSRRFQMRWRWWINEGTLMTRSGIIGTKHTLVHLYKTQAVKISQSPYQRRYQLASLALYTAAGHISIPYISLSFARQVRDYVLYKSESDSRDWM; encoded by the coding sequence ATGAATAATTTTTCACTGGATACACCGCAACGGCAATCTCCGCTCGCGATTGCGTTTATCCTGATCAAATTCCTCCGGCAGGCTGCCAGGCGGTTCTGGCCACTGGTCATTTTTATCGTTTTTAACCGGGGAGATTCTTATATGGCCTATCTTTTTGGTACGCTGCTGGTAATCTCGGTTATCCAGTTGGTTCTTTCCCTGATTTCCTATTTCAACTATTATTTTCATGTCAAGGGAAACGAGCTCCTCATACAAAAAGGAGTATTGCAAAAAACACGGCTCAACATTCCCTTCGATCGCATACAGACCATCAATTTTAACCAAAATATTCTCCACCAGATTCTCAATGTCGTGAGCGTGGAAGTGGATACCGCAGGCTCGTCCAAATCAGAACTCAATATTGACGCACTGAGCAGAGAACATGCAGAAGCCCTCCGCAATTATATTTTGCAAAGGAAGGAAGCGCTCGTCAAAGAATCTACGGATACGTCAGGGGAATCCGACGGGGAAATGGCTGCCATACCCGTGGTCCGCACGCCAGACAAACTGGTTTTCAGCATGGGGCCGATTGACCTGATGAAGGTAGGCGTCAGCCAGAATCATATTCGTACAGCCCTGGTCTTGCTGGGATCGATCTTCGGTCTGCTTCAGCTTTTTGATGATGTAAAGGAAGATTCGTACAACTATATCGCTGAGGAAATCGTGAATTTCCAGATGCTTTATGGCTGGATGTGGTTTTTTGCCGCAGTTTCTGTATTGTTAATAGCGGCCTTTGTTGTCTCCATGTTTCGCACCGCGCTTCAATATTTTAATCTCAAACTCTGGCAAACGGAAAAAGGGTTTAAGATCATCGCAGGCCTGCTCAATCGCAAAGAACAATCCGCTGCTCATCAGAAAATTCAGATTATACGCTGGTTTACTGATCCGCTAAAACAAATATTCGGGCTTTTTACGGTCAATCTCTACCAGGCCTCCAGCATGGAAGTCAGCATCCGGCGATCGATCAGTATTCCCGGCTGTTATGAGCCGCAGTTGGAAGAAATCATTTCGACCAATTTCCCACGAGCGTTACGGCAAAACTATAATGAACATACGATCAGCCCACGGATTATCAGCCGTCATGTATTGTATTTTGGGATTCTTCCGGCTATTGCGTTTATGATTCCGCGAATGATCGAAGCAGACTGGCAGGGATTATGGTTTTTATTGTGGGTGCCAATTGTATGGCTGTTGAGCCGCAGATTTCAGATGCGCTGGCGGTGGTGGATCAATGAAGGTACGCTGATGACCCGGTCGGGAATTATTGGTACCAAACACACCCTTGTCCATTTGTACAAAACCCAGGCTGTAAAAATCAGCCAAAGTCCTTACCAACGCAGGTACCAACTGGCTTCACTGGCGCTTTACACAGCCGCCGGCCATATTAGCATTCCTTATATCAGCCTTTCGTTTGCCCGCCAGGTCAGAGATTATGTCCTTTACAAGTCAGAATCCGACTCGCGGGACTGGATGTAA
- a CDS encoding PH domain-containing protein, whose translation MEPLLFTNQPVTLEALPSVEDAPQTPLHPAFLKVQYIGTLTFMAFLIIPGIVSFFTDLPPVAGMIWFILWSTLLVVQMIILPMAFKKKSYSMREKDITYRTGLIWQSVTTIPYQRIQHSEVSRGPLEQLFGLASLKIYTAGGGSTDLEISGLDPEKATQMKDYILSQIVHDGNE comes from the coding sequence ATGGAACCCCTACTATTCACAAACCAGCCGGTAACTTTAGAGGCTTTGCCATCAGTTGAAGATGCTCCCCAAACCCCGCTTCATCCTGCCTTTCTGAAAGTTCAGTATATCGGCACCCTGACTTTCATGGCGTTTCTGATTATTCCCGGTATTGTAAGCTTTTTTACAGATTTACCGCCGGTTGCGGGTATGATATGGTTTATCCTCTGGTCAACGCTACTGGTGGTTCAAATGATCATTTTACCCATGGCTTTTAAGAAAAAATCATACAGCATGCGGGAAAAAGACATCACTTACCGCACCGGACTTATATGGCAAAGTGTTACCACCATTCCTTACCAGCGGATTCAGCACAGTGAAGTGAGCCGGGGACCATTGGAACAACTGTTTGGGCTGGCAAGCCTCAAAATATATACAGCCGGAGGCGGAAGTACTGACCTCGAAATCTCCGGACTGGATCCGGAAAAGGCTACACAGATGAAGGACTATATCCTAAGTCAAATCGTCCATGATGGAAATGAATAA
- a CDS encoding bifunctional riboflavin kinase/FAD synthetase: protein MEVYRSLEAFKKGDRNVATIGTFDGVHLGHKVILNRLIAAAKEENAESVVITFHPHPRLVLFPENNPLRMLQTLDEKIGLMANMGIDKLLVIPFSKEFSRIPSKAFIRDILIETVGIRKIIIGYDHHFGKNRTGGIEELLELAEEGNYSVEEIPAQTIDNANISSTKIRKALADGDITSANQYLGYPYTFAGEVIHGEKQGRLLGFPTANIQPEDSRKLIPADGIYFVKVLCENESFWGLMSIGKKPTMGEFERSQEVWIYHFDRDIYGKSLRIELLEWMRGEKKFDSLDALIYAMNEDKAYGEGLIRKYSQ, encoded by the coding sequence ATGGAAGTTTACAGATCGCTGGAAGCATTTAAAAAAGGGGACCGGAACGTCGCAACCATAGGCACATTTGACGGGGTACATCTTGGCCATAAGGTAATACTCAACCGGCTGATAGCCGCAGCCAAAGAGGAAAACGCCGAATCGGTAGTCATTACCTTTCATCCGCACCCCCGGCTCGTCCTTTTCCCGGAAAATAACCCTCTGCGCATGCTCCAAACGCTCGATGAAAAGATCGGGCTGATGGCAAATATGGGGATAGACAAACTTTTGGTCATCCCTTTTTCCAAAGAATTTTCCAGAATTCCCTCCAAAGCTTTTATCCGCGATATACTTATCGAAACCGTTGGTATCCGGAAAATCATCATTGGCTATGATCACCACTTTGGAAAAAACCGGACCGGCGGCATAGAAGAACTGCTCGAACTAGCAGAGGAAGGAAATTATTCGGTCGAAGAAATTCCCGCCCAAACCATAGACAACGCCAATATCAGCAGTACCAAAATACGCAAAGCGCTGGCTGATGGCGATATCACTTCCGCCAATCAGTATTTGGGTTATCCCTATACTTTTGCAGGAGAAGTGATCCACGGAGAAAAGCAAGGGCGCCTGCTCGGTTTTCCCACTGCCAATATCCAACCCGAAGATTCCCGCAAACTTATCCCCGCCGACGGGATCTATTTTGTAAAGGTTTTGTGTGAAAATGAATCGTTTTGGGGATTGATGAGTATCGGCAAAAAACCCACCATGGGCGAATTTGAACGCTCGCAGGAGGTTTGGATCTACCATTTTGACAGAGATATTTATGGAAAATCGCTCCGCATAGAGTTGCTGGAATGGATGCGCGGGGAGAAAAAATTTGACTCGCTGGATGCGCTTATTTACGCCATGAACGAAGACAAAGCCTACGGTGAAGGGCTAATCAGGAAGTACTCGCAATAA
- the truB gene encoding tRNA pseudouridine(55) synthase TruB, which produces MNFEEGQTLLFNKPKGWTSFDLVSKVRNTVKTKKVGHAGTLDPLATGLLIICTGRHTKQINQVQDLEKEYEVIFKLGATTPSYDAEYPEENITDASHITREDVESALSAFRGEITQMPPIFSAVKVDGKRAYKAARAGQSIELKPRQVSIYEFSLLETESAAPLFAARIRCSKGTYIRSLIHDLGQVLGVGGYIRELKRTAIGPYRLEGAWEIGDFAAKFSTKNRNL; this is translated from the coding sequence ATGAATTTCGAAGAAGGACAGACCCTGCTATTTAATAAACCCAAAGGCTGGACATCATTTGACCTGGTCAGTAAGGTCCGCAATACGGTCAAAACCAAAAAAGTAGGCCATGCCGGCACGCTGGATCCACTGGCAACCGGTCTGTTGATTATTTGTACCGGCCGTCATACCAAACAAATCAACCAGGTGCAGGATTTAGAGAAAGAATACGAGGTAATATTTAAGCTGGGGGCCACTACCCCATCTTACGACGCAGAGTACCCCGAAGAAAATATCACCGACGCCAGCCATATCACCCGTGAAGATGTAGAATCCGCACTGTCTGCCTTTCGTGGAGAAATCACACAAATGCCGCCCATATTTTCTGCGGTAAAAGTTGATGGAAAACGCGCATACAAGGCTGCACGGGCAGGTCAGTCAATCGAATTAAAACCCCGGCAGGTAAGTATTTACGAATTTTCCCTGCTGGAGACAGAATCTGCAGCGCCACTGTTTGCGGCCCGGATTCGTTGCAGCAAGGGCACGTACATCCGTTCGCTGATTCATGACCTGGGGCAGGTATTGGGAGTTGGCGGCTATATTCGCGAGCTGAAACGAACGGCCATCGGCCCATATCGCCTGGAAGGCGCGTGGGAAATCGGAGATTTTGCCGCAAAATTCAGTACAAAAAACCGCAATTTATAA